The Larimichthys crocea isolate SSNF chromosome X, L_crocea_2.0, whole genome shotgun sequence genome segment TTcctaaagaggaggaaaacctTAACTCCCCCTTCGATGTTCAGTTGTACCTAGTCAGCGATCTGAGACATCTATCTTACAGTATGACTAACTGCATACTGAACTTTTAGGGGGTTTGACTTTTTGACCCTGACAGCATCTTGTCCCTCTGTTTTTAACCGGCTGATAATCAGAGTAGCCCTCTGTTCTACAGATCCTGTTAGAGGTGGCCTTCTGCTCTATGGATCTATAGAAACCAGGGTGATGAGTTGGCAACACAAATTACAGGTCACACAATacgaatataaaacattttattctaacagttgcattataatttagtttacattacagttattatatatatattgaagcagcattgtcattgtatcaacatctgcactgtgtgaagtcaatgactcaaatcaaacaacgAAAGCTCTGTTGAAAGCTCGTCTCATGTGGCTCTGTCTGCACTTGAAGCCCACATGAGAGGACATGGCGCCGGTGTGTGTACCTGGCCGCCTGCTGCTCCTACAGTGGCTTGTGTTGTTAGTGTTCTTAACCTTTGGCATTACACAGATCAGGTCTCTGCTGGTGTACGATCGCCAAATCGATCGACATAATGTCAGGACGTTGGATGCGTTTGAGCATTGTGGACAGAAAACTGTTCTGAGGGCCAGAATTCTTACTGGTTGGTAAGTGATCAAATACTTATGTTgtgcaataaaatgcaaatttattACGTAAAAATCATACACTGGGATTTTCTGGATATTTGTTTTAGATTCCGTCACTCGCAGTTGAAGAGTACCTGTGGTAGAAATTACAGACTTCTACATGCTTTGCAAGTGGGAAAACCTGCAAAATCGGCAGTGTATCAAATACTTGTTCTCCCCACTGTATGTGCCACTAAGGAAGAAGGACGCCTTCTCTTTGAATCCACTTCTGTTATGTCTTGAAGACATTAAAGCCTGGATGtgtttgaactttttaaaatctaatgaaaatgaaacagaagtGATGGTCCCAGTGGCTCTTGTGAACCACTTCCTGTTGACTTGGGCCCAAGTTTGTGACTGTTTGCTTCCTGTAATGGAAGCAAACAGTCACAAACTTGGGTTTTAAGATGGAGAGTGATTTTAAACTCGACCGGCAAATCGGTGCAATCGTTAAGTCCAGCTTTTTTCACCTTAGGCAGTTGGCAAAGGTGAAGCCTTTCCTTACACAAAAGCACCTTGAAACAGTAATCCATGCCTTCAACACATCGCGGCTGGATTACTGTAACACCCTTTATCTTGGAGTCAGCCAGTCCTCACATTACTCCCATTTTAGCCtctctccactggctgcctgtgcattttaagattcttttatttgttcttaaatctttaaatggTCTCGCCCCGccttacctctctgagctgctccaCCCATACACTCCTGCCCGGttcctcaggtcagctgatcagctACTCCTGGAGGTACCAAGGGCTAAACAGAAGCTCAGAGGGGATAGAGCCTTTTCCACTGCTGGTCCTAAATCATGGAATTACCTCCCTCTATGCATTAGACAAgccccttcactgtccattttcAAAACGCGTCTTAAGACCCATTTTTGTTtcttggcttttaacccagcatgagatTTATTATCTTAACATTGTTCTAtcgtttattattatttttatattgttcttatgttttatgtcttatatttcatgttctattttatgtacagcactttgtgtcagctgcggctgtctttaaagggctttataaatacaGTTGAGTTGTTACTTTTTACCATTTCAATTCCTTCTGAATCTCCTTTGTCACATTCAACATTATTATCGCTCCTCCACAATTCTAATATGATTCATTTCCAACAGAATAAGAAGTctatattttttctgtctgttctaaCCAGAATGATgaatctctgtgttttcctcgtGCTGCTCCTCCTGGGGACGTGCTCAGCTAGCCCTTATGGTAAGTATAATCTGACTGTATCAGTCTCATGAATTTCTTTCTATTGTGTAATAATGTACAATGtgtaaatattagaaacacagtgacatGGATGTAGGTCTGGAGTTGTGGTGGAAAGTTACTTTCTGCCAGCATTAGTTGTATTGTGTTGAGTGTTATCATTTGAAACACTGATATCAGCtgaatatttcacaaataaaccgttacagctgttaaatgtatttcaacTTTGTCATTCACAGAAAATCTGGCTCTGCGTGGAAAAGCGACTCAGTCCGACCGTTATGATCACGCATTTGCAGCTGCCTACAATGCCATAGATGGAAACCGTGACTCCAACTTCCACGATGGATCATGCACCCACACAAGTGGAAAGTCCGACCCCTGGTGGAGAGTGGACCTGCTGGACTCCTacatcatcacctccatcaccatctaTAACAGAGGAGACTGCTGTCAGGAAAGGATCAACGGGCTGAGGATCCACATCGGCAACTCTTTGGACAACAATGGTTTGAATAACCCattgtgagtaaaaaaaaaaagcatcttcctcatcatcatgtgaatcatttcagtcgtgtaacgttattccctgttcatctcagaggctgtgctgctttctctttcttttagggTTGGTCAAATTGTTGACCTTCATGGCAAGCCAACCTTCACCAAGACCTTCAGTCCTCATGTGAAGGGACGTTATGTGACTTTGCTTCTACCTGGTTCAAATAAGTACCTCACACTCTGTGAAGTGGAAGTCAACGGGTACCGTGCCAAAACTGGTGAGAACTTGAGCTTTTACgtaaataaatgtgaacacTATGCAGAAAGTCTCACTTTATCTAAAGGCAAGACATTATGATAGAAACAATTACATGAATGATAAGAATCGTATTATGAAGGGTGGTTAATCCTGCCTTCTTATAAGAGTCATAGGAGAATTAATAAAACCTACAACATGTCATGGTTTTGTTGTCATGATAACCTCAAAGAGGTCCAGGTCTCAATgctgatttttgtgtttcattgtcaGGAGGGAACTAGGCCCTCTAAGAAACCTCCACACTCCCTGTTTGACTTTGGCCTTGCAAACAACACCATCGATGGGAATGATGACCGCAAGTGAACACGGCCCCTGAGTTCCTGAGTCTGTGTGAGGTGGAGGTGTACGGCTCTCGTCTGGATTAGGTCTTGTCTTGTGATATGATGTAGTTACTAGTGGCACAATTTGTGTCCAAAGTCACATCGATTACAATGAAaccattaaattgaattaaatcagcatcaaaaaaaagtttactgtCATTTTCATGTCATCTTGATTGGTCTAGATTTATTGGTTCTCACCAATTTCTTTGgcaattaattgattattaataTATGTTAGCACGAAACGTTGGTATCTATGCCATTGCTAATGATAACAGCCATCATAAGTACACACTTTAGTATCAAAATAGGACATAAACTCTGTCCATATAGCCAAGCGACCTCGgttatatatagttatatatttgttatgaGAATCATGACTATGAACGTCTATCTGTGCTTTCAGTGTAACatgttaaaggaacaatatgtcaGATAGTTACTGTATTAAACCATAAAATGACCATGATATGTCATTAgagattaaggaaacatgctcaaCTTAAATACGAGCTTCTTGACAACAATACTACAGTCAGTATGGTTCTTCTTTTGAAatcaggtctgtttgtgttttgtcctgtgtgATCCGATCTGAtcccacacact includes the following:
- the LOC113746698 gene encoding fucolectin-like isoform X2, with the translated sequence MYVKSTGGSLFIESSVHEESARSLRISRMMNLCVFLVLLLLGTCSASPYENLALRGKATQSDRYDHAFAAAYNAIDGNRDSNFHDGSCTHTSGKSDPWWRVDLLDSYIITSITIYNRGDCCQERINGLRIHIGNSLDNNGLNNPLVGQIVDLHGKPTFTKTFSPHVKGRYVTLLLPGSNKYLTLCEVEVNGYRAKTDGKVSSSHQPDAGEIT
- the LOC113746698 gene encoding fucolectin-like isoform X1, which translates into the protein MYVKSTGGSLFIESSVHEESARSLRISRMMNLCVFLVLLLLGTCSASPYENLALRGKATQSDRYDHAFAAAYNAIDGNRDSNFHDGSCTHTSGKSDPWWRVDLLDSYIITSITIYNRGDCCQERINGLRIHIGNSLDNNGLNNPLVGQIVDLHGKPTFTKTFSPHVKGRYVTLLLPGSNKYLTLCEVEVNGYRAKTGENLSFYVNKCEHYAESLTLSKGKTL
- the LOC113746698 gene encoding fucolectin-like isoform X3, which translates into the protein MMNLCVFLVLLLLGTCSASPYENLALRGKATQSDRYDHAFAAAYNAIDGNRDSNFHDGSCTHTSGKSDPWWRVDLLDSYIITSITIYNRGDCCQERINGLRIHIGNSLDNNGLNNPLVGQIVDLHGKPTFTKTFSPHVKGRYVTLLLPGSNKYLTLCEVEVNGYRAKTGENLSFYVNKCEHYAESLTLSKGKTL